A portion of the Streptomyces platensis genome contains these proteins:
- a CDS encoding helix-turn-helix domain-containing protein, whose protein sequence is MNDGGSGGPRRELGAFLRSRRERLAPADVGLPGSPRRRTPGLRREEVAELAGVSSSWYAWLEQGRVRTSEQVLRSVARALRLNADETAHVLSFGEHAAPAEQAPGWVSRNLLSLVEKLAPNPAVVLDPHWDLLAWNAGYTALLTDLARLAPKQRNLLWLVFRWPPARSLLASWEPEARSLLGQFRAKAARHPEDGRYAEITEELLADPDAAGWYGRRETSAFHPAVRHFRHPVAGDLRLRYVKLAAVDQPGHHLLAYLPDDPATEEALAALTG, encoded by the coding sequence GTGAACGACGGCGGATCCGGCGGCCCGCGCCGCGAACTCGGTGCGTTCCTGCGCTCCCGCCGCGAGCGGCTGGCGCCCGCCGACGTCGGGCTGCCCGGCTCACCGCGGCGCCGCACCCCGGGCCTGCGGCGCGAGGAGGTCGCCGAGCTGGCCGGAGTCAGCAGCTCCTGGTACGCGTGGCTGGAGCAGGGGCGGGTCCGTACGTCGGAGCAGGTGCTGCGGTCCGTGGCGCGGGCGCTGCGGCTGAACGCGGACGAGACCGCGCATGTGCTGTCGTTCGGGGAGCACGCCGCACCGGCCGAGCAGGCACCGGGATGGGTCTCGCGCAATCTGCTGTCGCTGGTGGAGAAGCTGGCACCGAACCCGGCCGTGGTGCTCGACCCGCACTGGGACCTGCTGGCCTGGAACGCCGGGTACACGGCGCTGCTCACCGATCTGGCGCGGCTGGCGCCCAAGCAGCGCAATCTGCTGTGGCTGGTGTTCCGCTGGCCACCGGCCCGGTCGCTGCTGGCCAGTTGGGAGCCGGAGGCGCGGAGTCTGCTGGGCCAGTTCCGGGCGAAGGCGGCCCGGCATCCGGAGGACGGCCGCTATGCGGAGATCACCGAGGAGCTGCTGGCCGACCCGGACGCGGCCGGCTGGTACGGCCGCCGGGAGACCTCGGCGTTCCATCCCGCCGTCCGCCATTTCCGGCACCCGGTGGCCGGGGATCTGCGGCTGCGGTACGTCAAGCTCGCCGCCGTGGACCAGCCGGGACACCATCTGCTGGCCTACCTTCCCGACGACCCGGCGACCGAGGAGGCGCTGGCGGCGCTCACCGGGTGA
- a CDS encoding MFS transporter, which produces MDTADSPRTTPPPAPAAATGPAAPPMPAASLRLLRTAGFVSNFDRFCITPMLLLIGTQLGVPLTTVMLAASGYFLAYGLMQPVWGLLSDRLGRVRVMRLSLAGAAVAAFCSVLAPGATVLIVARVAAGAFFAASIAASITYVGDTVPAAVRQRPLSELMTAFALGTAVATVIAGALAHYVSWRLVFALPGVIAAYLIVALRRLPEPPRAAPGALLAPFKVVLRSRWQWYVMAVAMLEGAVLLGFLTYLAPALEAQGASATLAGAVSALYGVGSMAAAQQVKRLVGRWTPVRLIVVGGVQMAVAFGLATASQSVPALVGCALLLGGGWSFMHSTIQSWATALSPAARATGVAMFGVALYVGSALASALAAGPAEHHAYREMFLTAAVLTVPLTVAAAVGRARYRS; this is translated from the coding sequence ATGGACACCGCCGACTCACCCCGCACCACTCCCCCGCCCGCTCCGGCCGCCGCCACCGGCCCGGCCGCCCCGCCGATGCCCGCCGCCTCGCTGCGCCTGCTGCGCACCGCCGGTTTCGTCAGCAACTTCGACCGCTTCTGCATCACCCCGATGCTGCTGCTCATCGGCACCCAGCTCGGTGTCCCGCTGACCACGGTGATGCTCGCCGCCAGTGGCTACTTCCTCGCGTACGGCCTGATGCAGCCGGTCTGGGGGCTGCTGAGCGACCGGCTGGGCCGGGTGCGGGTGATGCGGCTCTCGCTGGCCGGGGCCGCCGTCGCCGCCTTCTGCTCGGTGCTCGCACCCGGCGCGACGGTCCTGATCGTGGCGCGCGTGGCGGCCGGCGCGTTCTTCGCCGCGTCCATCGCCGCGTCCATCACCTACGTCGGGGACACCGTGCCCGCCGCGGTCCGCCAGCGTCCGCTCAGCGAGCTGATGACCGCGTTCGCGCTGGGCACCGCCGTGGCCACCGTCATCGCCGGGGCGCTGGCGCACTACGTCAGCTGGCGGCTGGTCTTCGCCCTCCCCGGCGTGATCGCCGCTTACCTGATCGTCGCCCTGCGGCGGCTGCCGGAGCCGCCGCGGGCGGCGCCCGGCGCGCTGCTCGCCCCGTTCAAGGTCGTGCTGCGGTCCCGCTGGCAGTGGTACGTCATGGCCGTCGCGATGCTCGAAGGCGCCGTCCTGCTGGGCTTCCTGACCTACCTCGCACCCGCGCTGGAGGCCCAGGGCGCCTCGGCGACGCTGGCCGGTGCCGTGTCGGCGCTGTACGGCGTGGGCTCGATGGCCGCGGCGCAGCAGGTCAAGCGGCTGGTGGGGCGCTGGACGCCGGTGCGGCTGATTGTCGTCGGCGGGGTGCAGATGGCGGTGGCGTTCGGCCTCGCCACAGCGAGCCAGTCGGTGCCCGCGCTGGTGGGGTGCGCGCTGCTGCTCGGTGGCGGCTGGTCGTTCATGCACTCCACGATCCAGTCCTGGGCCACCGCGCTGTCCCCGGCGGCCCGCGCCACCGGCGTCGCGATGTTCGGCGTGGCCCTCTACGTCGGCAGCGCCCTGGCCAGCGCCCTCGCCGCGGGCCCGGCGGAACACCACGCCTACCGGGAGATGTTCCTGACCGCCGCGGTGCTCACCGTTCCCCTGACGGTGGCCGCCGCCGTGGGCCGCGCCCGGTACCGGAGCTGA
- a CDS encoding amino acid permease, with protein MTSKQVGTNLGDGSGATGDTPEEGYERGLGSRQVQMIAIGGAIGVGLFLGAGANIAKAGPSLILMYALAGVIVFFIMRALGELLMYRPVSGSFSEYAREFLGPFFGFVTGWTYWLMWVVTGMAELTAAAIYVHFWFPDIPQWVTALVFLILLYVANLISVKLFGEIEFWFSMVKVTALIGMIVIGLGVVTLGFSQAGDTAAVSNIWAHDGIFPNGIGSSLMTLQGVMFAYLAVELVGVTAGESENPEKTLPKAINTLPWRIIVFYVGALSVILMVVKWTEFQPGVSPFVAAFAKIGIPAGAAIINFVVLTAALSSCNSGMYSTGRMLRDLAANSEAPKILGKLSSSKTPALGITLSVVLMGIGVVLNYVVPEKAFAYVTSVATAAGIWTWLMILVSHIRYRREVVAGRLPASSFPAPGGTVCSWIAVAFLLLVTGLIAIDPESRVSLYVGAGWAVCLAVGWAILKSRNPHIAARAKVQDKQLETSGQPRG; from the coding sequence ATGACCTCAAAGCAGGTCGGCACCAATCTCGGCGACGGCAGCGGAGCCACAGGCGACACGCCGGAAGAGGGTTACGAGCGCGGTCTCGGCAGCCGTCAGGTCCAGATGATCGCCATCGGCGGCGCCATCGGCGTCGGCCTCTTCCTGGGCGCGGGCGCGAACATCGCGAAGGCCGGTCCCAGTCTCATCCTCATGTACGCCCTCGCCGGCGTGATCGTCTTCTTCATCATGCGAGCGCTCGGTGAGCTGCTCATGTACCGCCCCGTGTCGGGGTCCTTCTCGGAGTACGCCCGTGAGTTCCTCGGTCCGTTCTTCGGGTTCGTGACGGGCTGGACGTACTGGCTCATGTGGGTCGTCACCGGCATGGCCGAGCTGACGGCCGCCGCGATCTACGTCCATTTCTGGTTCCCGGACATTCCGCAATGGGTGACCGCACTGGTCTTCCTGATCCTGCTGTACGTGGCCAACCTGATCTCGGTGAAGCTCTTCGGTGAGATCGAGTTCTGGTTCTCGATGGTCAAGGTCACCGCGCTCATCGGCATGATCGTGATCGGTCTCGGCGTCGTCACCCTCGGCTTCAGCCAGGCCGGCGACACCGCCGCGGTCTCCAACATCTGGGCCCACGACGGGATCTTCCCCAACGGCATCGGCTCCAGCCTGATGACCCTCCAGGGCGTCATGTTCGCCTACCTCGCCGTCGAGCTGGTCGGTGTCACCGCGGGTGAGTCCGAGAACCCGGAGAAGACCCTGCCCAAGGCCATCAACACGCTGCCGTGGCGCATCATCGTCTTCTACGTCGGTGCGCTGAGCGTGATCCTGATGGTCGTGAAGTGGACGGAGTTCCAGCCGGGTGTCAGCCCGTTCGTGGCCGCCTTCGCGAAGATCGGTATCCCAGCCGGTGCGGCGATCATCAACTTCGTCGTGCTGACCGCGGCGCTGTCGTCCTGCAACTCGGGTATGTACTCCACCGGCCGGATGCTCCGCGACCTCGCGGCCAACTCCGAGGCCCCGAAGATCCTCGGCAAGCTGAGCTCCAGCAAGACCCCGGCCCTCGGCATCACCCTCTCCGTCGTCCTCATGGGCATCGGCGTGGTCCTCAACTACGTCGTCCCGGAGAAGGCGTTCGCCTACGTCACCTCCGTGGCCACCGCGGCCGGTATCTGGACCTGGCTGATGATCCTCGTCAGCCACATCCGCTACCGCCGTGAGGTGGTCGCCGGCCGGCTGCCCGCCTCGTCCTTCCCGGCGCCCGGCGGCACGGTGTGCAGCTGGATCGCGGTGGCGTTCCTGCTCCTGGTGACCGGACTGATCGCCATCGACCCCGAGAGCCGGGTGTCGCTGTACGTCGGTGCCGGCTGGGCCGTGTGCCTGGCGGTCGGCTGGGCGATCCTCAAGTCCCGCAACCCGCACATCGCGGCGAGGGCGAAGGTCCAGGACAAGCAGCTGGAGACCTCCGGGCAGCCCCGCGGCTGA
- a CDS encoding glutamate synthase subunit beta, with the protein MTDPHGFLKAPRRPVPARPVEERLNDWHEVYAGQALLPLVAEQAGRCMDCGIPFCHSGCPLGNLIPEWNAYATRGNWRAASERLHATNNFPEFTGRLCPAPCEDACVLAINADPVTIKNVEQAIADRSWEEGFTAPHPPQRLSGKSVGVIGSGPAGLAAAQQLTRIGHTVAVYERADRIGGLLRYGIPAFKLEKRYLDRRIAQMRAEGTKFRTGMDIGGAVDVIELSRRHDALVVAVGAMERRELPVPGRELCGIHQAMEYLTLANRVGEGDLATTPVTAEGRHVVIVGGGDTGSDCLGTALRQGAASVVQLDINPEPGDARTDTEPWPVYPKVYRISHAHEEARGRAGTDPRFFSSATLRFAADTAGRVRALHLTEVEPVARAPRPDTERVIPAELVLIALGFSGPERGTGLMTQLGLTLDARGNFARDAGFAAVRGERPAGAGTDGVFVAGDAGRGQSLVVWAIAEGRAAAAATDRYLTGATALPAPIAATDRPLVA; encoded by the coding sequence ATGACCGACCCACACGGCTTCCTCAAGGCCCCCCGCCGGCCCGTGCCGGCGCGCCCCGTCGAGGAGCGGCTGAACGACTGGCACGAGGTCTACGCGGGCCAGGCGCTGCTGCCTCTGGTGGCCGAGCAGGCGGGGCGCTGCATGGACTGCGGCATACCGTTCTGCCACAGCGGCTGCCCGCTGGGGAACCTCATCCCGGAGTGGAACGCGTACGCGACGCGGGGCAACTGGCGGGCGGCGTCCGAGCGGCTGCATGCCACGAACAACTTCCCCGAGTTCACCGGGCGGCTGTGCCCGGCGCCGTGCGAGGACGCCTGTGTCCTGGCCATCAACGCCGACCCGGTGACGATCAAGAACGTCGAGCAGGCCATCGCCGACCGGAGCTGGGAAGAGGGGTTCACGGCCCCGCACCCGCCGCAGCGGCTCAGCGGGAAGAGCGTCGGGGTCATCGGCTCCGGGCCCGCGGGGCTCGCCGCGGCGCAGCAGCTGACCCGTATCGGGCACACCGTCGCCGTCTACGAGCGCGCCGACCGCATCGGCGGACTGCTGCGCTACGGCATCCCCGCCTTCAAGCTGGAGAAGCGGTATCTGGACCGCCGGATCGCACAGATGCGGGCCGAGGGCACCAAGTTCCGTACGGGGATGGACATCGGCGGCGCGGTCGACGTGATCGAGCTGAGCAGGCGGCACGACGCGCTCGTGGTGGCCGTCGGGGCCATGGAGCGGCGCGAGCTTCCCGTCCCCGGGCGTGAACTGTGCGGCATCCACCAGGCCATGGAGTATCTGACCCTCGCCAACCGGGTCGGCGAGGGCGACCTCGCCACGACGCCGGTCACCGCCGAGGGCAGGCATGTGGTGATCGTCGGGGGCGGCGACACCGGCTCGGACTGTCTGGGCACCGCACTGCGGCAGGGCGCGGCCTCCGTGGTGCAGCTGGACATCAACCCGGAGCCGGGCGACGCCCGGACGGACACCGAGCCCTGGCCCGTCTACCCGAAGGTCTACCGGATCTCCCACGCCCATGAAGAGGCCCGCGGCCGGGCGGGCACGGATCCGCGGTTCTTCTCCTCCGCCACCCTCCGGTTCGCGGCGGACACGGCCGGCCGGGTGCGCGCGCTGCATCTGACGGAGGTGGAACCGGTGGCCAGAGCGCCGCGGCCGGACACCGAGCGGGTGATCCCGGCGGAGCTGGTGCTGATCGCCCTCGGTTTCTCCGGTCCGGAACGGGGCACCGGGCTGATGACGCAGCTGGGGCTCACGCTGGACGCCCGGGGGAACTTCGCCCGGGACGCCGGCTTCGCGGCCGTGCGGGGCGAGCGGCCGGCCGGGGCCGGGACGGACGGGGTCTTCGTCGCGGGCGACGCGGGGCGGGGGCAGTCCCTGGTGGTGTGGGCCATCGCGGAGGGCCGGGCCGCCGCGGCGGCCACGGACCGCTATCTCACCGGCGCCACCGCGCTGCCGGCCCCCATCGCCGCGACGGACCGGCCGCTGGTGGCGTGA